The Antarcticibacterium sp. 1MA-6-2 genome has a window encoding:
- a CDS encoding TRAP transporter large permease subunit codes for MNSGGIAKRLIEFAKSLVGSLPGGLAHVNIVAAMMFGAIAGSAGAAAAAIGSFMSERMEKEGYTREYGVAVNVTAATTGLY; via the coding sequence ATGAACAGCGGTGGAATTGCAAAACGCCTTATAGAATTTGCGAAATCGCTGGTAGGCTCCCTCCCTGGCGGTCTGGCCCATGTGAATATAGTTGCAGCCATGATGTTTGGAGCTATTGCAGGCTCTGCAGGTGCGGCAGCCGCAGCAATAGGCAGTTTTATGTCTGAGAGAATGGAGAAAGAAGGCTATACCAGGGAGTACGGGGTAGCAGTAAATGTTACAGCAGCAACTACCGGGCTTTATTAA
- a CDS encoding family 43 glycosylhydrolase encodes MEKKKTPFYKSALFTLSILAITGCKNENNSSQTEGAPEDTTNLSNDTLPKFASEPLVTDNYTADPSAHVFDGKIYIYPSHDWDSGIPEDDTGAHFDMKDYHVYSMDSIGGKVTDHGVVLDVKDVAWAKRQMWAPDAAEKNGKYYLYFPAKDEKDIFRIGVATSDSPAGPFTAQKEPIAKSYSIDPAVYKDTDGKYYMYLGGIWGGQLQRYRNNEYQGEEDVYPADDEPALSPKVARMSDDMLGFAEELRDVQILDKDGNPLSTGDNERRFFEAAWVHKYNDTYYFSYSTGDTHNIAYATKRQPLWPIYLSGGNIRTRAWLDQSPFNCRI; translated from the coding sequence ATGGAAAAGAAAAAAACTCCCTTTTACAAATCCGCTTTGTTCACCTTGTCAATTCTTGCAATTACAGGTTGCAAAAATGAAAATAATTCAAGCCAGACCGAAGGAGCTCCAGAAGACACCACAAATCTTTCTAACGATACCCTACCCAAATTCGCTTCGGAACCCTTAGTGACAGATAATTATACAGCCGATCCATCGGCCCACGTATTTGATGGAAAAATATATATCTATCCTTCTCATGACTGGGATTCAGGTATTCCTGAAGATGACACTGGAGCTCACTTTGATATGAAAGATTATCACGTATACTCTATGGACAGTATTGGAGGAAAAGTAACAGATCACGGGGTGGTACTTGATGTAAAAGATGTTGCCTGGGCTAAACGACAAATGTGGGCTCCAGATGCAGCAGAAAAAAATGGCAAATACTATCTTTATTTTCCCGCAAAAGATGAAAAGGATATCTTTAGAATTGGCGTTGCAACAAGTGACTCTCCTGCAGGACCGTTTACTGCTCAAAAAGAACCAATAGCAAAAAGTTATAGTATAGATCCCGCAGTTTATAAAGATACAGATGGGAAATATTACATGTACCTGGGCGGTATATGGGGTGGCCAGCTGCAACGGTACCGTAATAATGAATATCAGGGCGAAGAAGATGTTTATCCAGCAGATGATGAACCTGCCCTAAGTCCCAAAGTGGCCCGCATGAGTGATGATATGCTCGGTTTTGCTGAAGAACTGCGGGATGTACAAATTTTGGATAAGGACGGAAATCCTCTAAGCACAGGAGATAATGAAAGAAGATTTTTTGAAGCCGCGTGGGTACATAAATATAACGACACCTATTATTTCTCATACTCAACAGGTGATACACATAATATTGCTTATGCCACTAAGCGACAGCCCCTATGGCCCATTTACTTATCAGGGGGTAATATTAGAA
- a CDS encoding NrtR DNA-binding winged helix domain-containing protein, giving the protein MNRGYLNIESGMLLNPEGMGSITIDCTIFGFENGELEVLLVKHAQGISQGKWGLPGGWIQEKEGIDAAAHRLLREVAGLENIYLEQLKAFGEPDRFPLGRVITVAYYALVKREEYPARAGFTASEAKWFNIKDAPELIYDHTEILEYSLENLRKKVRQAPIGFSLLPEKFTLLQLMQLYERILGIEMDKPNFRRKFLRMKLLVDVNEKQKDVSHRAAKLYKFDEEIYKKLTKRGFNFEF; this is encoded by the coding sequence ATGAACAGAGGTTATTTAAATATAGAATCAGGTATGTTATTAAATCCTGAAGGAATGGGTTCAATAACTATAGATTGTACCATATTTGGGTTTGAAAATGGAGAGCTTGAGGTGCTTTTGGTGAAGCATGCACAGGGAATAAGTCAGGGAAAATGGGGACTTCCGGGAGGGTGGATACAGGAAAAAGAAGGGATTGATGCTGCTGCTCACAGGTTATTGCGGGAAGTCGCAGGACTTGAGAATATTTATTTAGAGCAGTTAAAAGCTTTTGGAGAGCCGGATCGTTTTCCTTTAGGGAGAGTAATTACCGTAGCCTACTATGCGCTGGTTAAGAGAGAGGAGTATCCCGCAAGGGCAGGTTTCACTGCTTCTGAAGCCAAATGGTTCAACATAAAAGATGCTCCTGAGTTGATTTATGATCACACTGAAATCCTGGAGTATAGTCTGGAAAATCTAAGGAAAAAAGTAAGACAGGCTCCAATTGGTTTTAGTCTTTTGCCCGAAAAATTTACTCTCCTGCAACTCATGCAACTTTATGAACGTATTCTGGGCATAGAGATGGATAAGCCTAACTTTAGAAGGAAGTTTTTACGAATGAAATTACTCGTTGACGTAAATGAAAAGCAGAAAGATGTCTCACATCGGGCAGCAAAGCTTTATAAGTTTGATGAGGAGATCTATAAAAAATTAACTAAGCGAGGTTTTAACTTTGAGTTTTAA
- a CDS encoding LacI family DNA-binding transcriptional regulator, whose amino-acid sequence MKKKEVTIYDLAKELNFSPSTISRALNNHKSIGKKTTKEVQKTAARLGYRPNTLAASLRSNKSKTIGIMIARINSPFMSTLISGIEDAARRGNYNVLISQSNESYENEVNNAKALYDSRVGGLIVSLAMETKDTSHFKQFLEKNIPVVFVDRVPKEFNSYRVIIDNYAAGYRAAKHLIEQGCTRIAHFAGAQHVEVYKLRKKGYVDALQESGLEVDESLIIKLKTLSLEEGSEAMENLLNMERPPNGLFSANDTAAVGAILLAKQKGIRIPQDLAIIGFNDDPVTSIVEPSLSTVSHPARKMGELSAQKILEHSRDNLGSSISEITMLDTEVIVRDSSRRKPS is encoded by the coding sequence ATGAAGAAAAAGGAAGTTACTATTTATGATTTGGCAAAAGAGCTGAATTTTTCTCCTTCTACAATTTCCCGGGCACTAAATAATCACAAGAGTATTGGAAAAAAAACCACTAAAGAAGTGCAGAAAACGGCTGCACGTTTAGGATACCGTCCCAATACCCTTGCAGCTAGCCTGCGCAGCAACAAGAGCAAGACCATTGGAATAATGATCGCAAGGATCAATAGTCCCTTTATGTCTACTCTTATTAGCGGTATAGAGGATGCTGCAAGAAGGGGCAATTATAACGTTCTTATAAGCCAGTCAAATGAGAGTTATGAAAATGAGGTAAATAATGCTAAAGCTCTATATGATAGTAGGGTAGGGGGGTTAATAGTTTCCTTAGCAATGGAAACAAAAGACACAAGCCACTTTAAGCAGTTTTTAGAAAAGAATATTCCGGTTGTTTTTGTAGATAGGGTTCCTAAGGAATTTAATTCTTACCGGGTCATCATTGATAATTATGCTGCGGGATACCGGGCAGCAAAACACTTAATAGAACAAGGCTGTACCCGAATTGCTCATTTTGCCGGAGCCCAACACGTAGAGGTTTACAAACTCCGGAAAAAGGGATATGTAGATGCACTACAGGAGAGTGGTTTGGAAGTCGATGAGAGTTTAATTATCAAATTAAAGACTCTGAGTTTAGAAGAAGGCAGTGAAGCTATGGAAAATCTTTTAAATATGGAACGTCCACCTAACGGGCTCTTTTCAGCTAATGATACTGCTGCAGTTGGTGCTATCTTATTGGCTAAACAAAAAGGGATTCGAATTCCACAGGATCTTGCAATTATTGGTTTTAATGATGATCCTGTCACCTCCATCGTAGAGCCTTCTCTTTCAACAGTTTCTCATCCTGCCCGTAAAATGGGAGAGCTCTCTGCTCAAAAAATATTAGAGCATTCAAGGGACAATTTAGGATCCAGTATTTCTGAAATTACAATGCTCGACACAGAAGTTATTGTTAGGGATTCCAGCAGAAGGAAACCTTCCTAA
- the xylA gene encoding xylose isomerase has translation MENKFFKNVEKVKFEGKGSNNPLAFKYYDENKVVAGKTLKEHTRFAMAYWHTLNNTGSDPFGGPTEVFEWDKSSDAITRAKDKMDAAFEFIQKLGLEFYCFHDVDVVDDAPTLGEFEKRLQTMVDYAKQKQQETGIKLLWGTSNLFSNTRYMNGAATNPNFDVLAYAGAQAKIAIDATIALGGENYVFWGGREGYMSLLNTDMKREQDHLGRFLNTCKDYARSQGFKGNFLIEPKPMEPTKHQYDYDAATSLAFINKYGLENDFKLNLEVNHATLAGHTFEHELQVAVDAGMLGSIDANRGDYQNGWDTDQFPIDVFEITQAMLIILEGGGIQGGGINFDAKVRRNSTDLEDKFIAHVVGMDTFARGLIAADNILQNSNYKELRRKRYESFDSGNGAKFEKGELSLEELSKIAKDGGEPRQISGQQELFEQIVANSF, from the coding sequence ATGGAGAACAAATTTTTTAAAAACGTAGAAAAAGTCAAGTTTGAAGGGAAAGGGAGTAACAATCCTTTAGCTTTTAAATATTACGATGAGAATAAAGTAGTTGCAGGTAAAACCCTGAAGGAGCATACGCGGTTTGCGATGGCCTACTGGCATACCTTAAACAATACAGGATCAGATCCTTTTGGAGGACCTACTGAAGTTTTTGAATGGGATAAGAGCAGTGACGCAATCACCAGGGCCAAAGACAAAATGGATGCGGCTTTCGAATTTATTCAAAAACTTGGACTGGAATTCTATTGTTTCCATGACGTTGATGTAGTAGATGATGCTCCCACGCTGGGAGAATTTGAGAAGAGGTTGCAAACAATGGTGGATTACGCCAAGCAAAAACAACAGGAAACGGGAATAAAATTATTGTGGGGAACATCAAACCTTTTCAGTAATACCCGATACATGAATGGAGCCGCTACCAATCCCAATTTTGATGTACTGGCTTATGCCGGGGCACAGGCTAAAATTGCCATAGATGCTACTATTGCCCTTGGAGGTGAAAATTACGTTTTCTGGGGTGGCCGTGAAGGTTATATGAGCCTTTTAAATACAGATATGAAACGCGAGCAGGATCATCTTGGAAGATTTTTAAATACCTGTAAAGATTATGCACGTAGCCAGGGCTTTAAAGGAAATTTCCTTATCGAGCCTAAACCTATGGAACCTACCAAGCACCAGTATGATTATGATGCAGCTACTTCCCTGGCTTTTATCAATAAATACGGTCTTGAAAATGATTTCAAATTAAACCTTGAGGTGAACCATGCTACCCTTGCAGGTCATACTTTTGAACATGAATTACAGGTAGCCGTTGATGCGGGAATGTTGGGTAGTATAGATGCAAACAGAGGTGACTATCAAAATGGCTGGGATACAGACCAGTTTCCTATAGATGTTTTTGAGATCACCCAGGCTATGCTCATCATCCTTGAAGGAGGAGGAATTCAGGGTGGTGGTATTAATTTCGATGCCAAAGTAAGAAGGAATTCAACAGATCTTGAAGATAAGTTTATTGCCCATGTAGTAGGTATGGATACCTTTGCACGCGGACTTATAGCAGCTGATAATATTCTTCAAAATTCCAATTATAAGGAATTACGAAGAAAGCGTTATGAATCCTTTGACAGCGGTAATGGTGCTAAGTTTGAAAAAGGAGAACTTTCCCTGGAAGAACTGAGCAAGATCGCAAAAGATGGCGGAGAGCCAAGACAAATAAGCGGACAGCAGGAGCTATTCGAACAAATTGTTGCCAATTCTTTTTAA
- a CDS encoding xylulokinase, translating to MYFLGIDLGSSSIKLSILDGDKGLSICSVKVPENEMEIQAPRFGWAEQDPNMWWEYVKQGFGLLKEKNNIDLKKIKGIGIAYQMHGLVLTDDKLNPVRPSIIWCDSRAVEIGNKVYQAIGAEVCQSQILGSPGNFTASKLKWVKDNEPEVFKKASFMMLPGDFIAAKLSGVPQISTSGLSEAALWDFSKGKIASQVLDQMEISIDLIPEVVPNFGHQATVSAEMAAELGLASEVKITYRAGDQPNNAFSLNVLKSGDIATTAGTSAVMYAVTDENTGDAQNRINTFLHVNDTELQKSNGVLLCINGSGITYQWLRKLLSYGREEMVSYEKLNAEASKVDPGSDGLRFYPFGNGVERIFNNKEVNSGIENLNFNIHKPAHLVRSACEGIVFAMNYGFEVMKSLGATGQVIRAGKENLFLSPVFREIFTSTTQTTLELYNTSGSEGAARGAAYGYGFYSQFEEAFNSLKCLDTIEPQKELSLQYQEIYEEWKANIKIKQ from the coding sequence ATGTACTTCTTAGGGATAGATCTTGGTAGCTCTTCAATTAAATTATCAATTTTAGATGGGGATAAGGGCTTAAGCATATGTTCGGTTAAAGTTCCGGAAAATGAAATGGAAATTCAAGCCCCCAGGTTTGGTTGGGCAGAGCAGGATCCCAACATGTGGTGGGAATATGTGAAACAGGGATTTGGACTGCTTAAAGAAAAGAACAATATAGATCTCAAAAAAATAAAGGGAATAGGAATAGCTTATCAAATGCACGGACTGGTGCTTACTGATGATAAACTAAACCCGGTACGTCCATCGATAATTTGGTGCGATAGCAGGGCGGTGGAAATTGGAAATAAGGTATACCAGGCTATAGGAGCTGAAGTTTGCCAGAGCCAGATCTTAGGGAGCCCAGGAAATTTTACAGCATCAAAGCTTAAATGGGTAAAAGATAACGAGCCGGAAGTTTTTAAAAAGGCTTCATTTATGATGCTCCCCGGCGACTTTATTGCCGCAAAACTATCGGGAGTTCCTCAAATAAGTACTTCAGGATTATCTGAAGCAGCATTATGGGATTTTTCTAAAGGTAAAATTGCCTCACAGGTTTTAGATCAAATGGAGATTTCCATAGATCTTATTCCTGAGGTTGTTCCCAACTTTGGCCATCAGGCAACAGTTAGTGCTGAAATGGCTGCAGAATTAGGCCTTGCTTCCGAAGTTAAAATTACTTATCGCGCAGGAGATCAACCAAATAATGCTTTTTCCCTGAATGTTCTTAAAAGCGGGGATATCGCCACCACGGCAGGTACTTCTGCAGTAATGTATGCTGTTACTGATGAAAATACAGGCGATGCACAAAACAGAATTAATACTTTTTTACACGTTAACGACACAGAACTTCAAAAATCTAACGGTGTCCTGCTTTGTATTAATGGATCAGGAATCACCTATCAATGGCTTAGAAAATTACTATCCTATGGCCGGGAGGAAATGGTTTCTTATGAAAAATTAAATGCCGAGGCTTCAAAAGTAGATCCCGGAAGTGATGGTTTAAGATTCTATCCTTTTGGAAATGGAGTTGAAAGAATTTTTAATAATAAAGAAGTGAATTCCGGAATTGAAAATCTTAACTTCAACATACATAAACCCGCACACCTGGTAAGATCTGCCTGTGAGGGAATTGTATTTGCCATGAATTACGGCTTTGAAGTAATGAAGTCTCTCGGGGCAACCGGGCAGGTTATCAGGGCAGGAAAGGAAAATCTATTTTTAAGCCCGGTCTTCAGGGAAATTTTCACCAGTACCACTCAAACAACTTTAGAACTTTACAATACATCGGGATCTGAAGGCGCTGCCAGGGGTGCAGCTTATGGTTATGGATTTTATTCCCAATTCGAAGAAGCCTTTAATAGCTTAAAGTGTCTTGATACTATTGAGCCACAAAAGGAGCTCTCTTTACAGTACCAGGAAATTTACGAAGAATGGAAAGCAAATATTAAAATAAAACAATGA
- the xylE gene encoding D-xylose transporter XylE, with translation MAEPQTFNSKYIVLITVVASLGGLLFGYDTAVISGAVGALNNFFIRSLEQDPQLALQAILEFKIIISICILAIGILFASFILKFFKRGTAIGIIALILLLGGAIYYFQFLTLPGVLTENLKNSILGFMVSSALVGCIIGAALGDKTANSIGRRNGLLLAAFLFLLSAVGSAYPDGMNFFFGSSLSSFILYRIVGGIGVGLASMLAPLYIAEMAPAKIRGKLVSFYQLAIVTGMMVVYFVNYFIVQGQSEEWIDATGWRQMFLSESIPSFLFFICLLLVPKTPRFQVMKGKDEEAMKVLNKLNPPENARNILRDIKASFSVKKAHWLAFGWGVVVIGLLLSVFQQFVGINVVLYYAPEIFRGMGMETDASLLQTIIVGAINMIFTVVAIFSVDNFGRKKLMMIGSAVMAFSMIGLGFALYTGNTGMLALLLMLLYIAAFAMSWGPVVWVLLSEIFPNSIKGVMAVAVAVQWLANLLVSWTFPMMNNNSFLVETFNQGFPYWIYGGMAVLSGLFIWKFVPETKGRTLEDMEEIWRGNKEIE, from the coding sequence ATGGCAGAACCTCAAACTTTTAACAGTAAATACATTGTGTTGATTACCGTTGTTGCCAGTCTTGGCGGCCTCCTTTTTGGCTATGATACGGCGGTAATCTCAGGCGCCGTAGGGGCTCTTAATAATTTTTTTATAAGAAGCCTTGAACAGGATCCTCAACTGGCCCTTCAGGCAATTTTGGAATTTAAAATAATCATAAGTATTTGTATCCTGGCAATAGGTATACTTTTCGCTTCCTTCATTCTTAAATTCTTTAAACGAGGAACAGCTATAGGAATTATCGCTCTTATACTACTCCTTGGAGGTGCAATTTATTATTTCCAGTTCCTCACACTTCCAGGCGTACTAACCGAAAATTTAAAAAATTCCATTTTAGGGTTTATGGTAAGCAGTGCCCTGGTAGGGTGTATAATTGGAGCTGCATTAGGTGATAAAACAGCTAACTCTATTGGTAGGAGGAACGGGCTTTTACTTGCAGCCTTTCTTTTTCTATTATCAGCCGTTGGTTCAGCCTATCCCGATGGGATGAATTTTTTCTTTGGAAGTTCTCTCTCCTCCTTTATCCTGTATAGAATTGTTGGAGGAATTGGGGTGGGACTCGCCAGTATGCTTGCCCCCTTATACATTGCCGAAATGGCCCCTGCGAAAATTCGCGGAAAACTTGTTTCTTTTTATCAGCTCGCAATCGTTACAGGTATGATGGTAGTATACTTCGTTAACTATTTTATTGTGCAGGGGCAAAGTGAGGAATGGATAGATGCGACAGGCTGGCGTCAAATGTTCCTTTCAGAAAGTATTCCATCTTTTCTGTTTTTTATATGCTTGCTTCTGGTTCCAAAAACTCCCAGATTTCAGGTAATGAAGGGCAAGGATGAAGAAGCTATGAAGGTTTTAAATAAACTTAATCCTCCTGAAAATGCCCGGAATATACTTAGGGATATAAAAGCCTCTTTCAGCGTAAAAAAAGCACACTGGCTGGCATTTGGATGGGGAGTAGTTGTAATTGGTCTGCTACTTTCAGTTTTTCAGCAGTTTGTAGGTATTAATGTAGTACTGTATTACGCGCCTGAAATATTCCGCGGTATGGGAATGGAAACCGATGCTTCCTTGCTGCAAACCATTATTGTGGGGGCGATCAATATGATCTTTACTGTAGTGGCCATTTTTAGTGTGGACAATTTTGGCCGTAAAAAATTGATGATGATTGGTAGTGCTGTAATGGCTTTTAGTATGATTGGCCTTGGCTTTGCTTTATATACCGGGAATACTGGTATGCTTGCATTATTGCTTATGCTGTTATATATCGCCGCTTTTGCTATGTCCTGGGGCCCGGTGGTATGGGTTTTACTTTCAGAAATTTTCCCTAATTCCATTAAAGGGGTAATGGCGGTTGCAGTAGCTGTACAATGGCTGGCAAATTTACTTGTTTCCTGGACCTTCCCTATGATGAACAACAACAGCTTCCTTGTAGAGACCTTCAACCAGGGATTTCCATACTGGATTTATGGTGGCATGGCTGTACTCTCGGGATTATTTATCTGGAAATTTGTTCCTGAGACAAAAGGAAGAACTCTGGAAGATATGGAAGAGATCTGGAGGGGTAATAAGGAAATTGAATAA